One stretch of Papaver somniferum cultivar HN1 unplaced genomic scaffold, ASM357369v1 unplaced-scaffold_154, whole genome shotgun sequence DNA includes these proteins:
- the LOC113336777 gene encoding zinc finger protein 1-like — translation MGSSSSTDKNDEEAELEQADQGLVRVYSCNYCRRKFFSWQALGGHQNAHKRERTLESRDRLHRISAAAASFRYAKMRNHQHALSTSVASLPLHHVHAGCLSNNILLNVQAHSAFNKPTSSLQSNSSRFNLYGQHHQERLSSSRLPVNDHQPAILQLPTFVHGSAQQHNDGLLGRSFQLQGTDAGLKGNNSSNQAYIDLALKL, via the coding sequence ATGGGTTCTTCGTCATCAACAGataagaacgatgaagaagcagAGTTAGAACAAGCAGATCAAGGACTAGTAAGAGTATATTCATGTAACTATTGTCGCAGGAAGTTTTTTAGCTGGCAAGCATTAGGAGGACATCAAAACGCACACAAACGTGAGCGTACTCTAGAGAGTAGAGATCGACTTCATAGAATTTCTGCCGCGGCAGCTTCTTTCCGTTATGCTAAAATGAGGAACCACCAACACGCACTCTCAACTAGCGTTGCTTCTTTACCTCTTCATCATGTTCATGCAGGCTGTCTCAGTAAtaatatattattaaatgttcaAGCTCATTCTGCATTTAACAAACCCACATCATCTTTGCAGTCTAATTCGTCTCGTTTTAATCTATATGGACAACATCATCAAGAGCGGCTATCATCATCAAGATTACCCGTAAATGATCATCAACCAGCAATCCTTCAGTTACCCACTTTTGTACATGGGTCAGCGCAACAGCATAACGATGGGTTACTTGGACGCAGTTTTCAGTTGCAAGGTACTGATGCTGGTTTGAAGGGTAATAATAGTTCAAATCAAGCATACATTGATTTGGCTCTTAAGCTCTAA